In one window of Zhongshania aliphaticivorans DNA:
- the rodA gene encoding rod shape-determining protein RodA — protein MNNTDFLRQLPGDSRSMSNQKSISQRLRIDIPLLILLLILCGVGLTVLHSASDGSAGTVLRQGRFLSVAFVVMILVAQIHPGQLQRWAPFAYIGVLVLLLAVEFFGVGAKGAQRWLSIGGFRFQPAELAKLVLPMAVAWYLSTHPLPPGIRHTLGSLLLILFPTVLIVMQPDLGTSILIATSGIFVLFLAGISWAFIFTCLGLLALAAYPMWEFVLHDYQRQRILTLLNPELDKLGAGWNIIQSKTAIGSGGFEGKGWMLGTQSHLDFLPESHTDFIIAVLAEEFGLRGVLLLLLLYGLIISRGLWIASQAKHCFGRLLGGSIILTFFVYIFVNMGMVSGLLPVVGVPLPLVSQGGTSLVTLLVGFGVLMSICADERLVHQ, from the coding sequence ATGAATAACACCGATTTCTTGCGACAACTGCCCGGCGATAGCCGGAGTATGAGTAATCAAAAGAGCATTAGTCAGCGTTTGCGGATTGATATCCCACTTTTGATTTTGTTGCTTATTCTTTGCGGCGTGGGTTTAACGGTGTTGCACAGCGCAAGTGACGGTAGTGCCGGCACGGTGTTGCGGCAGGGGCGTTTTTTATCTGTTGCGTTTGTCGTTATGATTCTGGTCGCACAAATTCATCCTGGTCAGTTGCAGCGCTGGGCGCCATTTGCCTACATTGGGGTGTTAGTGCTGTTATTAGCGGTGGAGTTTTTTGGCGTTGGGGCCAAGGGCGCTCAGCGTTGGCTCAGTATAGGAGGGTTCCGTTTCCAGCCTGCTGAACTAGCAAAATTAGTGCTACCTATGGCGGTGGCTTGGTATTTATCAACCCATCCGCTGCCACCTGGGATCAGGCATACCCTGGGAAGTCTGTTGCTTATCTTGTTTCCGACGGTGTTGATTGTGATGCAGCCAGATTTGGGCACATCGATACTTATTGCGACCTCCGGGATATTTGTCTTATTTTTAGCAGGTATTAGTTGGGCGTTTATTTTTACCTGCCTTGGCTTACTAGCGTTGGCAGCGTACCCCATGTGGGAGTTTGTGCTTCATGATTATCAGCGTCAGCGTATACTTACACTCTTGAACCCCGAGTTGGATAAACTTGGTGCCGGTTGGAACATTATTCAGTCTAAAACAGCGATAGGGTCTGGTGGTTTTGAAGGTAAAGGTTGGATGCTGGGTACTCAATCGCATTTGGACTTTCTGCCTGAGAGTCACACTGACTTTATCATCGCTGTTTTGGCTGAAGAATTCGGTCTTCGAGGCGTATTACTGCTATTGTTGCTCTATGGTTTGATCATTAGTAGAGGCCTTTGGATTGCTTCACAAGCAAAGCATTGCTTCGGTCGCCTACTAGGCGGGAGTATTATTCTTACTTTCTTTGTCTACATATTTGTAAATATGGGTATGGTCTCAGGTTTGCTGCCGGTAGTGGGGGTTCCTCTGCCACTCGTTAGTCAGGGCGGTACGTCACTGGTGACCTTACTGGTGGGGTTTGGAGTTTTGATGAGTATTTGCGCAGACGAGCGATTAGTACATCAATAA
- the rsfS gene encoding ribosome silencing factor, whose amino-acid sequence MDAEQLKKLVVDSLEDVKGRDIVVLDVRGMSGVTDFMVVCSGTSNRHVKSLANNVWVDAKKSDVVPLGMEGEDAGDWVLVDFGDVVVHIMLPEARLFYDLERLWQVPVPGSDES is encoded by the coding sequence ATGGATGCAGAACAACTTAAAAAGCTTGTTGTCGATTCGCTTGAAGATGTTAAAGGCCGAGACATTGTGGTCTTAGATGTGCGCGGCATGAGTGGTGTAACCGATTTTATGGTGGTGTGCAGTGGCACCTCGAATCGCCATGTAAAGTCATTAGCGAACAATGTGTGGGTTGACGCTAAAAAATCTGACGTTGTGCCACTAGGCATGGAAGGTGAGGATGCTGGCGATTGGGTGTTGGTAGATTTTGGTGATGTGGTGGTACATATCATGTTACCTGAAGCCCGGCTTTTTTATGACCTAGAGCGCTTGTGGCAAGTGCCTGTGCCTGGAAGCGATGAGAGTTAG
- a CDS encoding flavin prenyltransferase UbiX, with translation MKAVTLAMTGASGAQYGLRLLECLLAAKCEVHFIISKAALLVVATETDQPLPARSSALRRHLCERFSCTPEQLKVHGLEDWMAPVASGSGAPSSMVVCPASTGTLSAIACGASNNLIERAADVALKERRQLILVPREMPLSAIHLQHMLSLTQMGATIMPASPGFYRQPQSVADLIDFVVARILDHLGIEQTLLPRWGE, from the coding sequence ATGAAAGCAGTAACATTGGCAATGACTGGGGCGTCAGGAGCGCAGTACGGCTTACGTCTTTTAGAGTGTTTGCTGGCAGCCAAATGCGAAGTACATTTTATTATATCGAAAGCGGCGCTTTTGGTGGTGGCTACTGAGACGGATCAACCCTTGCCTGCACGCTCTAGTGCTTTGCGAAGACATTTATGCGAACGCTTTTCCTGTACTCCGGAGCAGCTGAAAGTGCATGGCTTGGAGGATTGGATGGCGCCGGTTGCGTCGGGTAGTGGTGCGCCATCCTCGATGGTGGTGTGTCCCGCCAGTACTGGAACGCTTTCTGCTATAGCTTGCGGAGCAAGCAATAATTTAATTGAACGCGCGGCTGATGTGGCACTCAAAGAGCGTCGCCAGCTTATTTTAGTGCCCAGAGAAATGCCCTTATCGGCAATTCATTTACAGCACATGCTAAGTTTGACGCAAATGGGGGCGACGATAATGCCAGCTTCACCGGGGTTTTATCGGCAGCCGCAAAGTGTGGCGGATCTGATAGATTTTGTGGTTGCTCGCATTCTGGATCATTTGGGTATTGAACAAACATTGTTGCCACGCTGGGGTGAATAA
- a CDS encoding glutamate-5-semialdehyde dehydrogenase: MDIKHYMGQLGRQARQASRAIAAADSGVKNRALLAMAASVDAHREAILLANAKDLAAGENNGLEPALMDRLALNDKGIDGIIEGLTQVAALADPVGAISDLNYRPSGIQVGKMRVPLGVVGIIYESRPNVTLEAASLCLKSGNAAILRGGSEAIHSNQALAMCIREGLASVGLPETVVQVLETTDRAAVGELITMPEFVDVVVPRGGKGLIERISRDATVTVIKHLDGICHVYIDDAADADKAYAIALNAKTHRYGTCNTMETLLIAETRAEELLPRIAEAMMEKGVELRGCPRTRQIFMGAVEASEEDWATEYLAPILSIRVVSGLEQAMDHIAQFSSGHTESIVTENYTVGRRFLREVDSSSVMINASTRFADGFEYGLGAEIGISTDKIHARGPVGLEGLTSQKYIVLGDGHIRV, encoded by the coding sequence ATGGACATTAAACACTATATGGGCCAGCTGGGGCGGCAAGCTCGGCAGGCATCGCGAGCTATTGCAGCAGCAGATAGCGGCGTAAAAAATCGCGCATTGCTTGCAATGGCGGCATCGGTGGATGCACATCGCGAGGCGATATTACTGGCAAATGCTAAGGACCTTGCTGCGGGTGAAAACAATGGTTTAGAGCCTGCATTAATGGATCGCTTAGCTTTAAATGACAAGGGTATCGACGGCATTATTGAAGGCCTGACTCAGGTTGCCGCGCTGGCAGACCCTGTGGGTGCAATTAGTGACCTTAACTACCGCCCTAGTGGCATACAGGTGGGTAAGATGCGAGTACCTCTAGGTGTTGTGGGCATTATTTATGAATCTCGCCCGAATGTGACCTTAGAAGCCGCCAGTTTGTGCTTGAAGTCGGGTAATGCTGCAATTTTACGTGGTGGTTCTGAGGCAATTCACTCTAATCAAGCACTGGCTATGTGTATTCGAGAAGGTTTGGCCTCGGTGGGCTTGCCAGAAACAGTGGTACAAGTATTGGAAACCACAGATCGTGCGGCAGTAGGTGAGTTAATCACTATGCCGGAATTTGTTGATGTGGTTGTACCCCGTGGTGGTAAGGGGTTGATTGAACGTATTTCACGCGATGCGACGGTCACAGTGATTAAGCATTTAGATGGTATTTGTCATGTTTATATTGATGATGCCGCTGATGCGGATAAAGCGTATGCAATAGCGTTAAACGCGAAGACCCACCGTTATGGTACTTGCAATACCATGGAGACCTTGCTCATTGCAGAAACTCGTGCTGAGGAGCTATTGCCGAGAATTGCGGAAGCGATGATGGAAAAAGGCGTAGAATTGCGAGGCTGTCCGCGTACGCGACAAATATTTATGGGCGCCGTAGAGGCTTCAGAGGAGGATTGGGCGACGGAATATCTCGCGCCAATTTTGTCAATTCGTGTTGTGTCGGGCTTAGAGCAGGCAATGGACCATATTGCGCAATTTAGTTCGGGGCATACCGAGTCAATCGTTACTGAAAACTATACTGTTGGTCGTCGTTTTTTACGTGAGGTGGATTCTAGCTCGGTGATGATTAATGCGTCGACGCGGTTTGCTGATGGTTTTGAGTATGGTTTGGGCGCAGAAATTGGGATTTCAACAGATAAGATTCACGCTCGTGGCCCTGTTGGCTTAGAAGGCCTGACCTCCCAGAAATATATCGTGCTTGGCGACGGCCATATTCGGGTCTAG
- the mrdA gene encoding penicillin-binding protein 2 — protein sequence MPRRQQLKNTFYERRVYGHRVTISILMLLVMTMILIGRYSQLQISDYEIYKTQSDRNRIQLLPIAPKRGLIFDRNGLLLAENIPSYTLTVVKERVKSLDETLAIINEIIPLNDDDIAQFRKRLGRRRPYEAVPLKFRVSDEDIAKLAVNRYRVPGVEIDAQLVRHYPQGELFAHLLGYVGRISERELDVIDPVNYSGTHYIGKIGLEKYYEELLHGTVGYQNVESNAHGRILRVLERHDPLPGGDITLNVDAHVQQVAYDALKGHRGAIVAMDPHTGGVLAMVSAPGYDTNLFVNGISSADYGALQNDPDLPLYNRALQGQYPPASTIKPIWGLAGLHYGVVTPATRIADPGWFSLPDDSRRYRDWKRGGHGSLINLEQAVVQSCDVYFYELAYKLGIDRLHSFGIRFGLGEVTGIDNTNERSGLMPSRAWKEASRGGHWYPGETINVGIGQGFMLATPLQLAVATSVIAARGELYAPRILAAAGEESIDSPLRGRMDDVSEANWDAITHSMEQVVNGAQGTGRGLKAGLSYRMAAKSGTAQVVGIAAGEKYDSEALNARNRDHALFVAFAPADDPKIAVAVVIENGEHGGSVAGPAARKVIDAYLLGDEKPDVVAGSDNHDSFIDAHTGAHVHE from the coding sequence ATGCCTCGACGCCAGCAGTTAAAAAATACCTTTTATGAACGCCGAGTTTATGGGCATAGGGTCACGATATCAATATTGATGTTATTGGTGATGACCATGATTTTGATTGGTCGTTATTCTCAATTACAAATTTCTGATTACGAAATTTATAAAACCCAGTCTGATCGCAACCGTATTCAATTATTGCCGATTGCCCCAAAGCGTGGGCTTATCTTCGATCGCAACGGATTATTACTCGCTGAAAACATTCCCAGTTATACGCTCACGGTGGTAAAGGAACGGGTCAAGTCTCTGGATGAGACCCTAGCAATTATTAATGAAATTATTCCTCTTAATGATGACGATATAGCGCAGTTTCGCAAACGTTTGGGCCGCCGCCGGCCTTACGAAGCGGTGCCGTTAAAATTTAGGGTGAGTGATGAAGATATTGCAAAGCTGGCGGTAAATCGTTATCGGGTGCCGGGGGTGGAGATTGATGCGCAGCTAGTACGTCATTACCCGCAAGGGGAGCTATTTGCACATTTGCTGGGTTATGTTGGTCGAATAAGCGAACGTGAGCTCGACGTTATCGACCCGGTTAATTACAGTGGAACACATTACATAGGTAAAATCGGGCTCGAAAAATATTACGAGGAGTTGTTGCACGGCACTGTTGGATACCAAAACGTTGAGAGTAATGCGCACGGTCGCATATTGCGTGTTTTGGAGCGGCATGATCCCCTGCCAGGCGGGGATATAACGTTAAACGTAGACGCCCATGTGCAGCAAGTCGCCTATGACGCGCTGAAAGGTCATCGTGGTGCTATTGTTGCTATGGACCCGCATACAGGTGGTGTACTTGCGATGGTGAGTGCGCCTGGATACGACACTAATTTGTTTGTAAATGGTATTAGTTCTGCCGACTACGGTGCACTGCAAAACGATCCTGATCTTCCATTGTATAACCGTGCTCTACAGGGGCAATATCCTCCAGCATCTACCATAAAACCTATATGGGGTTTGGCAGGCTTACATTACGGCGTGGTCACGCCGGCGACTCGTATTGCTGATCCTGGCTGGTTTAGTCTGCCAGATGATAGTCGCCGATATCGAGACTGGAAGCGCGGTGGTCACGGTAGCCTGATAAACCTTGAACAGGCTGTGGTGCAATCCTGTGATGTGTATTTTTATGAATTAGCTTACAAGCTGGGTATTGATCGCTTGCATAGCTTTGGGATACGTTTTGGGCTTGGTGAGGTGACGGGAATAGATAATACCAATGAGCGCTCAGGCTTGATGCCATCTCGGGCATGGAAAGAAGCTAGCCGTGGTGGGCATTGGTATCCAGGCGAAACGATTAATGTCGGTATTGGTCAGGGGTTTATGTTGGCGACCCCACTACAATTAGCGGTGGCAACTTCAGTTATCGCCGCTAGGGGCGAACTCTACGCACCGCGCATATTGGCCGCGGCGGGAGAAGAGTCAATTGACTCACCTTTGCGTGGCCGCATGGATGATGTTTCAGAGGCTAACTGGGACGCCATTACGCACTCTATGGAGCAGGTTGTAAATGGTGCTCAGGGTACAGGTCGAGGTTTGAAAGCGGGTTTAAGCTATCGAATGGCGGCTAAAAGTGGCACTGCGCAGGTTGTTGGCATTGCTGCGGGTGAAAAGTATGACTCTGAAGCTTTGAATGCTCGTAACCGTGACCATGCGTTATTTGTTGCGTTTGCGCCGGCAGATGACCCGAAAATTGCGGTTGCCGTTGTTATTGAAAACGGTGAGCACGGTGGTAGTGTTGCTGGTCCGGCAGCGCGAAAGGTGATCGATGCCTATTTATTAGGCGATGAAAAGCCTGATGTTGTCGCTGGATCAGATAATCACGATTCTTTTATTGACGCTCATACTGGAGCGCACGTTCATGAATAA
- a CDS encoding LON peptidase substrate-binding domain-containing protein translates to MLDSTTENSAELPLFPLRTVLFPGGRMGLRIFERRYLDLVRDTMRSQSSFGIVWMPEGGKEVLSPGDKQATLALMGTEARIADWDQLPDGLLGIVVEGGRRFQIGRAQLADTGLYIGDVEWLPEQADLPLPPRSEELHDLLLQLGEHPHVQRLGMTLDIDEAGALAYRLAQLLPLPEEQAYQLLSINDPLQRLDTLHELLDGLAS, encoded by the coding sequence ATGTTGGATTCGACTACTGAAAACAGTGCTGAATTGCCGTTATTTCCTCTGCGTACAGTATTGTTTCCCGGTGGTCGTATGGGCTTGCGGATTTTTGAGCGGCGTTATTTGGATTTGGTGCGCGACACCATGCGCTCCCAAAGCAGCTTTGGCATTGTGTGGATGCCAGAAGGCGGTAAAGAAGTATTGTCGCCAGGTGATAAGCAGGCCACGCTAGCCTTAATGGGGACCGAAGCACGAATTGCAGATTGGGATCAGCTGCCTGACGGCCTGCTCGGTATTGTCGTTGAGGGCGGGCGTCGCTTTCAGATTGGCCGTGCGCAATTGGCTGATACGGGCTTGTATATAGGCGATGTCGAATGGTTGCCCGAACAAGCAGATTTACCGTTGCCGCCGCGCAGTGAAGAATTGCACGACTTATTGTTGCAACTTGGTGAGCATCCTCATGTTCAGCGTTTAGGAATGACGCTGGACATCGACGAGGCTGGTGCACTGGCCTACCGGCTTGCTCAGCTACTGCCCCTTCCTGAGGAGCAGGCGTATCAATTGTTGAGTATTAATGACCCGCTGCAGCGATTGGATACTCTCCATGAGCTGCTAGATGGTTTAGCTAGTTAG
- a CDS encoding efflux RND transporter permease subunit, translating to MAASLFSLYQRIVLKNAFWVMVILLASMTWLATYIPSLKLDASADALVLEGDSSLDFYREVSKRYGSEDFLLVTYQPNEDLFAPEQLKTLDEMRGRLATLPNVSSVNSILDIPLLQSPRVSLGQVTGGEIPTLRSPDIDIELVKKELATSPIYKSLLTSADGTTTAIQVNLKRDERYFELLGQRDALRAKGEENALSADEQSELIELEKTFADYTSEAHERQASLVAQARDIVKDYRDDATVFLGGVPMIAVDMIDFVKGDLKVFGTGILIFIVVLLVAIFRSWRWTLLPLSTCVLNVVFMLGLLSFLDWKLTVISANFVALLLIITLSITIHLVVRYREFAAAQPNADQYTLVSETVGVMMRPCIYTALTTLVAFASLVVSGIRPVIDFGWMMTIGVVAALVLTFIVLPCVLMLLKPRAEKGGKDEPATYTRYFALAAEYYGKTILLVSGGLLVLSVWGISQLKVENRFIDYFHDTTEIYQGMETIDSELGGTISLDIIIDLPKQKPLADTPAIADDFGDDFADDFSDAFDDDFGGDDFSGGGASQSEWFTVAGMQRIKTVHDYVDGLPETGKVMSLATFYEVMQIVMGNVDDLQLALAERSLPESITSILMDPYLAADVDQVRINVRVKETSRSLSRQQLLADVRTHLVDELGFEPEQVHLTGMLVLYNNMLQSLFTSQIMTLSAVFVAILVMFVVLFRSVSLALIALTPNLLAAGAVLGGMGVAGIPLDMMTITIAAITVGIGVDDTIHYVHRFKEEFAHDQNYLAAMYRSHASIGKAMYYTSIIIVFGFSILTLSNFTPSIYFGLLTGLAMAAALLGALLLLPKLILLVKPLGPDAGEPA from the coding sequence ATGGCTGCGTCGCTGTTTTCGTTGTATCAACGCATAGTGTTGAAAAATGCATTTTGGGTCATGGTGATTTTGCTGGCGAGCATGACGTGGTTGGCGACGTATATTCCAAGTTTGAAACTGGATGCCTCGGCAGATGCATTGGTGCTAGAGGGTGATAGCTCTCTCGACTTTTATCGAGAGGTTAGCAAACGCTACGGTTCAGAAGACTTTCTGCTGGTGACCTACCAGCCCAATGAAGACTTGTTTGCCCCTGAACAGTTAAAAACATTGGATGAGATGCGAGGACGTTTAGCGACACTGCCAAATGTCTCTTCGGTGAACTCTATTTTGGACATACCCTTGCTGCAGAGCCCCAGAGTATCCTTGGGGCAAGTCACGGGCGGTGAGATTCCAACCTTGCGCAGCCCTGATATTGACATTGAGCTTGTCAAAAAAGAGCTTGCGACTAGCCCTATTTATAAATCATTGCTTACTAGCGCTGATGGCACTACGACGGCGATTCAGGTCAACTTGAAACGTGATGAGCGTTATTTTGAATTGTTGGGGCAGCGCGATGCCTTGCGCGCTAAAGGCGAGGAGAATGCGCTTTCTGCGGATGAACAAAGTGAGTTAATTGAACTTGAAAAAACTTTTGCGGATTATACCTCTGAAGCACACGAGCGGCAGGCAAGTTTAGTCGCCCAAGCGAGGGATATTGTCAAAGATTACCGCGACGACGCTACTGTATTCTTGGGTGGTGTACCGATGATCGCCGTGGATATGATCGATTTTGTGAAAGGTGATTTAAAAGTTTTTGGCACAGGAATTTTGATCTTCATTGTTGTGTTGTTGGTAGCTATTTTTCGCAGCTGGCGGTGGACGCTGCTTCCGCTTTCTACTTGTGTGCTCAACGTGGTGTTCATGTTGGGTTTACTTAGCTTTTTAGATTGGAAGTTGACGGTTATTTCTGCCAATTTTGTAGCGCTACTGTTAATTATTACGTTATCAATCACCATACATTTGGTTGTGCGCTATCGCGAATTCGCGGCGGCACAACCTAACGCAGATCAATATACCTTGGTCTCTGAAACGGTTGGCGTGATGATGCGGCCCTGTATTTATACTGCGTTGACGACACTGGTTGCCTTTGCTTCTCTGGTTGTTAGCGGAATTCGCCCTGTTATCGATTTTGGCTGGATGATGACGATAGGTGTTGTTGCTGCATTGGTGCTGACATTTATTGTTTTGCCCTGCGTACTGATGTTGTTAAAACCAAGAGCCGAGAAAGGTGGAAAGGACGAGCCGGCGACGTATACCCGCTACTTTGCTTTGGCAGCAGAATACTATGGTAAGACAATCTTGCTGGTGTCTGGCGGTCTGTTGGTGTTGAGTGTTTGGGGGATATCCCAACTCAAGGTTGAAAACCGTTTCATTGATTATTTTCACGACACCACCGAAATTTATCAGGGAATGGAGACCATTGACTCTGAGCTTGGTGGAACAATCTCTCTCGATATCATTATAGACCTTCCAAAACAAAAACCGCTTGCGGATACCCCTGCTATCGCTGATGATTTTGGCGATGACTTTGCTGATGATTTCAGTGATGCATTTGATGATGATTTTGGCGGTGACGATTTTAGTGGCGGTGGGGCGTCGCAAAGCGAATGGTTTACCGTGGCAGGTATGCAGCGTATTAAGACTGTGCATGATTATGTTGATGGCTTACCTGAAACCGGCAAGGTCATGTCTCTTGCGACCTTCTATGAGGTCATGCAGATTGTGATGGGCAATGTAGATGACCTCCAGTTGGCCCTAGCTGAGCGCTCACTTCCGGAGTCAATTACCTCAATATTAATGGATCCTTATTTGGCTGCAGATGTCGACCAGGTTCGGATTAATGTGCGGGTAAAAGAGACTAGCCGGAGCTTAAGTCGTCAGCAATTACTCGCGGATGTTCGCACTCATTTGGTTGATGAGCTGGGTTTTGAGCCTGAGCAAGTCCACCTTACGGGTATGTTGGTGTTATATAACAATATGCTGCAAAGCTTATTTACTTCACAAATTATGACTTTGAGTGCGGTATTTGTGGCAATTTTAGTGATGTTTGTTGTGCTGTTTCGCTCAGTGAGTTTAGCTTTGATTGCGCTTACCCCGAACCTTCTAGCCGCGGGTGCGGTGCTTGGAGGGATGGGTGTGGCCGGAATACCACTCGATATGATGACGATTACGATTGCTGCCATCACCGTGGGGATTGGGGTAGACGACACTATTCATTATGTCCACCGCTTTAAGGAAGAGTTTGCCCATGACCAGAACTATTTGGCAGCGATGTATCGCAGTCATGCCAGTATCGGTAAGGCCATGTATTACACCTCCATTATCATCGTGTTTGGTTTTTCAATTCTGACCTTATCTAACTTTACGCCCAGCATTTATTTTGGCTTGTTGACCGGACTGGCGATGGCGGCGGCCCTATTGGGGGCATTGCTATTACTGCCAAAGCTTATTTTATTGGTTAAGCCTTTGGGGCCTGATGCTGGAGAGCCTGCTTAA
- the rlmH gene encoding 23S rRNA (pseudouridine(1915)-N(3))-methyltransferase RlmH produces the protein MRVSLICIGTKMPAWVEAGVAEYRKRLPAEINFEIKELPLPKRGKNTDIRRAISQEGDAMKAAIPSGDHVVALDVLGKGVSTESLSESLRRWQMDGDNISILVGGPDGLSESCLAIARQKWSLSAMTLPHPLVRVIFAEQLYRAWTILNNHPYHR, from the coding sequence ATGAGAGTTAGTCTAATTTGTATCGGCACTAAAATGCCGGCATGGGTAGAAGCGGGGGTGGCTGAGTATCGCAAGCGGCTTCCGGCGGAAATTAATTTTGAGATTAAAGAGCTTCCCCTGCCTAAGCGAGGCAAAAATACGGATATTCGTCGCGCTATTAGTCAAGAAGGCGATGCAATGAAAGCGGCGATTCCGTCAGGAGATCACGTTGTTGCTTTAGATGTATTAGGTAAGGGGGTGAGCACTGAAAGCTTGTCAGAGTCTTTGCGTCGCTGGCAAATGGATGGTGACAATATCAGTATCTTAGTGGGCGGCCCCGATGGCTTGAGTGAATCCTGCTTGGCTATAGCGCGTCAGAAATGGTCTTTATCGGCAATGACTCTTCCACACCCGCTGGTGAGAGTGATATTTGCTGAGCAGCTATATCGGGCTTGGACTATTCTTAATAATCACCCTTATCACCGCTGA
- the nadD gene encoding nicotinate-nucleotide adenylyltransferase, with translation MTDLQHNSDAQAKERHSVAIFGGTFDPIHNGHLRSAIEIKEALGVSELRLMPSHRPPLRGAPGAESRQRLAMVNAAICGEVGLFSDDRELKRDGPSYTVDTLRDLRVEMGEAVSLTVVMGSDAFNQLHRWQDWQSLFELANVLLLHRADHPVAAQADVDQFTAARRVTDVCSLKTMSAGGFYELGLIQLPISATDIRQRLASGRSIRYLVPDAVASYIAEHGLYTMKDIGNPV, from the coding sequence ATGACGGATTTACAGCATAATTCAGACGCGCAGGCTAAAGAGCGCCACTCTGTTGCGATCTTTGGTGGCACCTTTGACCCCATACACAATGGTCATTTGCGTTCAGCGATAGAAATTAAAGAGGCATTAGGCGTGAGTGAATTGCGTCTAATGCCCAGCCATCGCCCCCCTTTGCGTGGTGCACCTGGTGCGGAAAGTCGCCAGCGGCTAGCCATGGTGAATGCGGCAATTTGTGGCGAAGTGGGGTTATTTAGTGATGATCGCGAATTAAAGCGTGATGGACCGTCTTATACGGTGGATACCCTGCGGGATCTGCGTGTGGAAATGGGCGAGGCAGTGTCGCTTACCGTAGTGATGGGCAGCGATGCCTTTAATCAATTACATCGCTGGCAGGACTGGCAGTCTTTGTTTGAATTGGCCAATGTATTGTTGCTTCATCGAGCCGATCACCCTGTAGCGGCACAGGCTGATGTCGACCAATTTACTGCAGCGCGCCGGGTTACCGACGTTTGCTCTTTAAAAACGATGAGTGCCGGTGGTTTTTATGAGTTAGGTTTGATTCAGTTGCCTATTTCGGCAACGGATATTAGGCAACGGCTGGCCTCCGGTAGGTCGATTCGATACCTTGTTCCCGACGCTGTAGCGAGCTATATCGCTGAACACGGTTTATACACAATGAAAGATATAGGAAATCCTGTTTAA